In Neisseria animalis, a single window of DNA contains:
- a CDS encoding DUF927 domain-containing protein: MTTITLDKAAAAKLAEFEPVSLKPYFECKSSGVYYIAIEADRDGNVTEKPPLRLSDPIELIGRGIDGAGNHYRIIKWRDSYTRQSKTAALAMAEIGTPQCWQRLQSHGLAIKSGRRARELLSDYLQADGATTPYTVTDKAGWINGAYILPNGEALQPADTDNKAARVIYNGDTSQQAAYTVSGSLEDWQREIAAKAAGNSRLCLAIGTALAAPLLAILNEQNGGFHLYGDSSDGKTTAALVGLSVWGNPAALKMAWRGTDLGFSNAALARNDGLLVLDEIGEAHPKTISKTAYSVINGKSKIQGAKDGGNRTAQEWRVLLLSTGEYSLQAYMERTGEKWEAGQAVRLPSIPAATRYGIYDTLHGHQNGAVLSDHLQAAAAQYHGAAGRAWIAKLQQTDRQAIQTAFDAFLATLPDLNSQAARVSRRFALVAAALELAADITGLAVGVGMAGVKQCFDDWYSLNGAGKYEDRRIIEAAAAFMARFADTARFANWNTDYTDRDHAGYKRPAQYHAASMADIDEYWIIPPVFESEVINNADTAKACTVLHGIGWLMRGKDNRWKHKKRGKGRFYVLVGVEPPEDDTDND, from the coding sequence ATGACGACCATCACACTCGACAAGGCCGCCGCCGCCAAGCTGGCCGAATTTGAACCCGTAAGCCTGAAACCCTATTTTGAGTGCAAATCCAGCGGCGTGTACTACATCGCCATCGAAGCAGACCGAGACGGCAACGTAACCGAAAAGCCGCCGCTTCGCTTATCCGACCCGATAGAGCTTATCGGACGCGGCATTGACGGCGCAGGCAACCATTACCGCATCATCAAATGGCGGGACAGCTACACCCGCCAAAGCAAAACCGCCGCGCTGGCAATGGCCGAAATCGGAACGCCCCAATGCTGGCAGCGGCTGCAAAGCCACGGCTTAGCCATCAAAAGCGGGCGGCGGGCGCGTGAGCTGCTTTCCGACTACCTACAAGCAGACGGCGCAACCACCCCTTACACCGTAACCGATAAAGCAGGCTGGATAAACGGCGCGTATATCCTGCCAAACGGCGAAGCCCTACAGCCCGCCGATACCGACAACAAAGCCGCCCGCGTAATCTACAATGGCGACACCAGTCAACAGGCCGCCTACACCGTATCGGGCAGCCTTGAAGACTGGCAGCGCGAAATCGCCGCCAAAGCAGCGGGCAACAGCCGCCTGTGCCTAGCCATAGGCACCGCCCTAGCCGCGCCCCTGCTGGCAATCCTGAACGAGCAAAACGGCGGCTTTCATCTCTACGGCGACAGTTCCGATGGCAAAACCACCGCCGCCCTTGTCGGCTTGAGCGTATGGGGCAACCCCGCCGCCCTGAAAATGGCATGGCGCGGTACGGATTTAGGCTTTTCAAATGCCGCCCTTGCCCGCAATGACGGCTTATTAGTGTTGGACGAAATCGGCGAAGCCCACCCCAAAACCATCAGCAAAACCGCCTATTCGGTCATCAACGGCAAAAGCAAGATTCAGGGCGCAAAAGACGGCGGCAACCGCACCGCGCAGGAATGGCGCGTCTTACTGCTATCCACAGGGGAATACAGCCTGCAAGCCTACATGGAGCGCACAGGCGAAAAATGGGAAGCAGGGCAGGCCGTAAGGCTTCCATCTATCCCCGCCGCCACCCGATACGGCATTTACGACACCTTACACGGCCACCAAAACGGCGCAGTCTTATCCGACCACCTGCAAGCAGCAGCGGCGCAATACCACGGCGCAGCAGGCCGAGCATGGATAGCCAAGCTGCAACAAACCGACCGCCAAGCCATACAGACGGCCTTTGACGCATTCTTAGCAACCCTGCCCGATTTAAACAGCCAAGCCGCCCGCGTTTCCCGCCGCTTCGCATTAGTCGCCGCCGCGCTGGAACTGGCCGCCGACATAACAGGGCTTGCCGTTGGTGTCGGAATGGCAGGCGTGAAGCAATGCTTTGATGATTGGTACAGCTTGAACGGCGCGGGCAAGTATGAAGACCGCCGCATTATCGAAGCCGCCGCCGCATTTATGGCACGCTTTGCCGATACCGCCCGCTTTGCAAACTGGAACACCGACTACACCGACCGAGACCATGCGGGCTACAAACGCCCCGCGCAATACCATGCCGCCAGTATGGCGGACATTGATGAATACTGGATAATCCCGCCCGTGTTTGAAAGCGAAGTCATCAACAACGCCGACACAGCCAAAGCCTGCACCGTCTTACACGGCATAGGCTGGCTTATGCGTGGAAAAGATAACCGCTGGAAGCATAAAAAACGCGGAAAAGGCCGCTTTTACGTCTTGGTAGGGGTAGAACCGCCCGAAGACGACACAGACAACGACTAG
- a CDS encoding DUF7146 domain-containing protein, which yields MTRKTYDLNDIKAAAYGRWPEIHAALGIPAEYLNTRKHQPCPYCGGRDRYRYTDHRSGGGFICNQCTPDGGSGFDLLMLVFGYDFARAVNEVAALLGYAADTGAARPTPRIPPAAQPAPVTDKQAALAALWQQAQPLTGSPAARYLQARGISPEIISSAANICFHAALPYWTAQRHNGAEAGALFLGNHPAMLAAVTDTAGNLQGLHKTYLQYSDSRIGKLQAVYPDTDEPLPAKKMQSRHAGALTGAAVHLAAPDTQGRLIVAEGIETALAAMELFQIPAIAALSAHGMKSLQWPPSVKELFICADHDHSNTGMKAARDLSVRAVKTGIAARIWQPESAGHDALDELNARKTGEIS from the coding sequence ATGACCCGCAAAACATACGACCTGAACGACATCAAAGCCGCCGCCTATGGCCGCTGGCCTGAAATACACGCCGCCTTAGGCATACCCGCCGAATACCTGAACACCCGCAAACACCAGCCATGCCCCTATTGCGGCGGGCGCGACCGCTACCGCTACACCGACCACCGAAGCGGCGGCGGCTTTATCTGCAACCAATGCACGCCAGACGGAGGCAGCGGCTTTGATTTGCTTATGCTTGTATTCGGCTACGACTTTGCCCGCGCCGTAAACGAAGTAGCCGCCTTACTTGGCTATGCCGCCGATACGGGCGCAGCCCGCCCCACCCCGCGCATACCGCCTGCCGCCCAGCCCGCGCCTGTTACCGACAAGCAGGCGGCCTTAGCCGCGCTATGGCAGCAGGCGCAGCCCCTTACAGGCAGCCCCGCCGCCCGATACCTGCAAGCGCGGGGCATATCCCCCGAAATCATCAGCAGCGCGGCCAATATCTGCTTTCATGCCGCCCTGCCGTATTGGACGGCGCAGCGGCACAACGGCGCGGAAGCAGGCGCATTGTTTCTTGGCAACCACCCTGCCATGCTGGCCGCCGTAACCGACACGGCGGGCAACCTGCAAGGCCTGCATAAAACCTACCTGCAATATTCAGACAGCCGTATCGGCAAGCTGCAAGCCGTTTACCCCGATACGGACGAGCCTTTGCCCGCAAAAAAAATGCAAAGCCGCCACGCAGGCGCATTGACGGGCGCGGCGGTACACCTTGCCGCCCCCGATACGCAAGGCCGCCTGATTGTGGCAGAGGGCATAGAAACCGCCCTAGCCGCAATGGAGCTTTTCCAAATCCCCGCCATCGCCGCATTGAGCGCACACGGCATGAAATCCCTGCAATGGCCGCCGAGCGTGAAAGAGCTGTTTATTTGCGCCGACCACGACCACAGCAACACGGGCATGAAAGCCGCCCGCGATTTATCCGTAAGAGCCGTTAAAACAGGCATAGCGGCGCGGATATGGCAGCCCGAAAGCGCAGGGCATGACGCATTGGACGAACTGAACGCCCGTAAAACAGGGGAAATATCATGA